In Arthrobacter sp. CDRTa11, one DNA window encodes the following:
- a CDS encoding ROK family transcriptional regulator: MSATPRSPGSKPKNPGSQSALRQLNQQRIIETLMSGPCTQAELARQTGLSTATVSNIVKILQDAGLAATEPTTSSGRRALNVRLNSNGGVAVGIDFGRRHLRVVLTSLSYDVIADESVMLPLGHQSEEGIQAAVVLMEKLLRENGVDKMTVVGAGVGIPGPIDRRTGTVAQGAFLPEWVGINIHQHLEETLKVPVFIDNDANLGAWSEVTWGQHAGVSNLVFLKIGSGIGAGLILNGAPFYGNVGITGEIGHATMHEQGVVCRCGNRGCLETIVSTTTMIEQLSRSENPPLTPADIVRKALAGDSATIRVVDDAGLAVGRALGNLANLINPEVIVVGGPLAGLGNILLDPIRRGLVKHAVPVIGETTTLTMSSLGDRAEALGAAALVFQQARLRKR, from the coding sequence ATGTCCGCAACACCGCGCTCTCCAGGGAGCAAGCCCAAAAATCCCGGTTCCCAATCGGCGCTAAGGCAACTGAACCAGCAGCGAATCATTGAGACCCTGATGAGTGGGCCCTGCACCCAGGCTGAACTGGCCCGGCAGACTGGTCTTTCCACGGCAACGGTCTCCAACATTGTGAAGATCCTGCAGGATGCCGGCCTGGCCGCCACCGAGCCTACTACCAGTTCAGGGCGCCGGGCACTGAATGTTCGGCTCAACAGCAACGGCGGAGTGGCGGTGGGAATCGACTTCGGCCGCCGGCACCTGCGCGTGGTTCTGACATCCCTGAGTTATGACGTCATTGCCGATGAATCTGTCATGCTCCCGCTGGGGCACCAGTCCGAGGAAGGCATCCAGGCCGCAGTAGTGCTGATGGAAAAGCTGCTGCGGGAAAACGGTGTGGACAAGATGACGGTGGTGGGTGCCGGCGTCGGAATTCCAGGCCCAATTGACCGCAGGACAGGCACCGTGGCGCAAGGCGCCTTCCTGCCCGAGTGGGTGGGCATTAACATCCACCAGCACCTCGAGGAAACCCTGAAAGTTCCCGTATTCATTGACAACGACGCCAACCTTGGGGCGTGGTCGGAGGTGACCTGGGGCCAGCACGCAGGAGTGAGCAATCTGGTGTTCCTCAAGATCGGATCGGGCATCGGTGCCGGCCTGATCCTGAACGGCGCGCCCTTCTACGGCAACGTGGGAATCACCGGCGAAATAGGTCATGCCACCATGCACGAACAGGGCGTGGTGTGCCGATGCGGTAACCGCGGCTGCCTGGAAACCATAGTTTCGACCACCACCATGATCGAGCAGCTGAGCCGCAGCGAGAACCCTCCCCTCACCCCTGCGGACATCGTCCGGAAAGCTCTCGCGGGCGACTCGGCCACTATCCGGGTGGTGGACGATGCAGGTCTGGCTGTGGGCCGTGCGCTGGGCAATCTGGCTAACCTGATCAATCCGGAGGTTATCGTGGTGGGCGGCCCCCTCGCCGGCCTGGGCAACATTCTGTTGGACCCCATCAGGAGGGGGCTGGTGAAGCATGCCGTGCCTGTCATAGGCGAAACCACCACCCTCACCATGTCCTCACTTGGGGACCGCGCCGAAGC